The following is a genomic window from Nicotiana tabacum cultivar K326 chromosome 3, ASM71507v2, whole genome shotgun sequence.
CTGAGCGAGAAGCAGTTTCGGGTTGAGATGAATAGGTTAAGTCAACTTAGGCATCCTAATTTGGTGCCACTTCTGGGGTACTGTGTTGTTGAAGAGGAGAAGCTTTTGGTTTACAAGCACCTGTCGAATGGTACTTTGTCTTCATTCTTGAATCGGAATGCAAGTGAATTAGATTGGCCTACTCGGTTTAGAATTGGTCTGGGTGCTGCTAGGGGCCTTGCTTGGTTACATCATGGTTGCCACCCACCTATCTTGCACCAAAACATATGTTCTAATGTTTTTTTCCTCGATGAAGACTTGGATGCTAGATTAACGGATTTTGGGCTGGCAAGGCTGATGACTCCTTCAGATGCAAAAGAGTCTAGTTTTGTGAATGGGGAGTTGGGTGAATTTGGTTATGTAGCTCCGGAGTACTCTAGCACAATGGTGCCTTCACTGAAAGGGGATGCTTACAGCTTCGGGGTAGTGCTTTTGGAGTTGGCTACTGGACAAAAACCTCTTGAAGTTACTGCTGGTGAAGAGGGCTTCAAGGGTAACTTGGTGGACTGGGTAAATCAGCTCTCTGTTTCAGGTCGCATTAAAGATGCAATCGACCAGAACATATGTGGGAAGGGGCATGATGAAGAGATTGTACAATTTCTAAGAATTGCTTGTAATTCAGTGGCTTTTCGGCCCAAGGACAGGTGGTCTATGTATCAGGTTTATGAAGCACTTAAGAGCATGGGTGAAAGACGGGGTTTCTCCGAACAATATGATGAATTTCCGTTACTATTTGGCAAAGAAGGTACTACGAGCAGTCCTATTTGAAGCCGGAATTTTCAAAGCATTTCAATGTGTTTCAAACCAAGTGAATATGATGCATCCTGCTGTAAGTTTTCAGTTCCTATTGGTGTAAGTGGCACAACACCATTTTGATTGGCTCAGGAGTACACACTTAAGAATATAGCTGTATTATATTTGCAAAATGCACAAATTATTCTCAAGTATTTTGCTTGTTTGAAATATGTAGTATAGGAAGCGACTGTTTATTGTTCTTCATGTATGTGATTATTGTTGCGTATAACATTGGATGTTATGTACTCGGAGGATCCTCAACTAAACGTCTCATTTCTTGAAACTGGTCTATATTACTGCTAGTTTAGCTCTTGTTCGGAAGCAATTGGGTGGGGTGTTTGCTTCTTAATGTTGAATCAATGGCCTTTGCTACTCATGTGTTGCTTGCAACCAGTTGTGTATAGCAAAAACTGAAAAACCACGCCAAACCAAAATATCCAATCAAACCAACGAAAAATCCGGCAtctatttggtttgatttggggAAAAATTGAACCTGAGTTTGACATATAAATTTGTGCTGTGTGAGTGTTTTTGGATTTATGTGTGCATGTATATGTTAAAATATTATATAGCTTTTCTATAAATAAGTTGTCTAGACATATTCAAGATCCTTGTTTGGGATGTTATGTTTAATACTCCATGTTTATTATAGAAGATCATGTTTCGTTCTGTTTACATGCTTGATTTTCATGGTCACTTTGTTATCAGGTGTCTGTTGAAATACTTAAACCCTCCTTTTCTTTCATGTTCACAAGCCAAGATTAATTAAATGGAGCATCTAATTGTTAAGGTTTCATATTGAGTTTTGTATTTTCTATTGATGTTTTTTGGAGTCATTTTTTCATCTTTAATTATCCAAAATTTTTGTGAACTTGAAAGCATACATGAATGTGACGTTGTTAGATAATAATAATAGAGAATTGTATTTTTCATCTTCGGTTTACGTTAATTAGTAATTTCAGGTTAATTTCAAAATCTCTGTCTTTGAAGATGATTTTTGGGGAGCTTCTTTAGTTAGAGGTATGGTCAGTGACTCAGTGTTGCGACTTTTCACGAACACAAATCACATGTCTCATAATATATTTCAGCCTTAGGTTTAATCGAATTTTGACCAAATGGCAACTTATTAAAGATATAAacttttttcatcaatatttgtttTCACATAGCTAACAAGTGAGTGCGAAATCTTATGTAGATTGGTCATATTTCCATCGCGAAAGATTCAATCCAGCCACAGGTTCCCCTACGGCTACCTTGTTACGACTTCACCCCTGTCGAAGACCCCTTCCTTCGTAGATCTCCGGATTTCACCCGAACCAAAGAATTTTTTTGACATTATTAAACTCGTGAAATTGCAATGTGAATGGTAGACTTTTGACCACTTGATTGTCCGTGGATGTAATGGTTAAAATAACTCAGGGAAGGGATTGAGTGGAGGTTATGATCATGCATGTGCATATGCTAATCTTCTTTTTTTATGATTAATCTTTATTCTCTTTCAAAAACCAGAATTCTACCTTTTGAACACTCTGACCAACTTTTTGAACATCTAGAATGCCACCGAAAATTGAAACATTAAGCTAAGTGATGATTAAATCTAATAATTGCAGTTTACTGGGCACCAGTCACGGCTAAAAATGTTGGACAAAAGTAAACTTTAACTGAGTCTTGTTTAGGAGCTTAGCTTTACCTTGTGATATTTGCtacttaaagaaaaaaataattccaCTCAAACCAGAAGCAAAAACTACTTGTTCCTTTGAATCGTTAAAAGTGCCAACATAATCATTCAAGAAAGACTCCCCAAAACAAATTAATATCTTGGAAACTCcccatttttcatgcatttatcCATAATTTCTGTCTATCTTTTGCAGTGTCCAAATTATAAATGACACCCTCCTAAAATACTACTCCCTCGTTTCAATTTATTTCAACCTATTTGACTGGGtacaaaatttaagaaaagagagaagatttttgaacttgtagtataaaataaaacacatatattttgtatggttataaatcattgcataaagggaaattagtcattctttttggcacagacATGGCATGGAGCGAGTAAAAAGGAACAAAAAAGTGGGTAGCACATACAATCAAATCACATCCTACTTTCATCTTTCATAAGTCTTGAAAAGTTTTACTTTCCAATTTACTTTCCCTCGTTAATTTAAATCTCCTTAGGATTTCATTCTACTTCTCTACAAACAATATCTCGGAAGTCCTAAGCACATATAGATccataatttaaattttatggattTTAATTCATTGCACTtttaaaattatgatttcaaaatttaatatttgttaaAATTTCGCTTATTTTCACATATATTTATATTCACTGTCGAAATTATACTGATTTAGCTAAACAACTTAAATAAGGCTACATCCGCATCTGTCTGCCTATAGATGCAGAGCTACTAGTACATTCTAAGGAAACACCTACTTGTGATCACTGTTTGTATGTTGTAAATATTGTTGAAGGATCTTGTTACTCTACTAGAGTACTTTCAATTGTTTTCTTAAGCTCAAGCTCGAGTTGGTGGCTCCCTATACTTCCctattttcctgaaaaccaagaAACATAAATAAACATCATAAACTATAACGTAAGTTTGTCTCATTTGTAACATACTAATGCATATGTAGAACAGTATATACCTATTGTGTATGGCATTTGGTCCAGTAGGCACTCTTCTTTTGCTCACATAATTGACATTTGGATTCCTTTCAAGATATTGCCTCTCAGCTTCTATTATCTTCCAAACATCTAAAGGTTTGATTGCCCTATCGTCGACTATTTTGGTTGCAGCCCTGGCTGCCTTCCCTGCTTCCCTGAAAAAACCAAGAATATACATAAAATGTTTAACGTCTATATATTGATAGAGTATACTATCAAGATTAATATTACAAGTAAAATAGGCAGTGCGGTGCACTAAGCTCCACCAATAAACAGGTTCCGGAGAAAGGCCAGACCATATTGGGTCTATTTTACAAACCCTTACCTTATATTTTTGGaagaggctgttttcacggcTTGAGCTTATGACTTCTAGGTCACACGGCTGCTAGGATATAAGGTATACTAGAAAATATACTACAACTAAAAATACATTTCTAATGTTTTTGCATGCAAGTGATACTAATGcgcatatatatatagagagagaataCCTGTTCCGAATAGCGTTGAGTCCAGTAGACGCTCTTCTTCCGCTCGCATAATTGAGATTTGAATTCTTTTGAAGATAATGTCTTTCAGTTTGTATTGTCTTCCAAACATCTAAATGATTGATTGTTTTGGTGGAAGCTGTTGCCTGCTTGGCTAGACTCCCATTGAATACAAGCCATAGTAAACTAAGTAAAAGAAGAAACCCCAAGAAAGCCTTCATACCATTAACCCTGCGTATAGCACCATCACCACCCATAACTCTATGTTCTTAATTGCCAAGTGAGTTAGCTTCAGATTATTTCATGAGTAAGGAGAAAGGAGTATTTCATGGCCATGATATAGCAGACTAATATAGGCAATCCTATGTTGCTCTAATTATTGATCTTTCATGAAAGATTTCCATTTGCTTTACATGAATATATAATGTGGAAAAGTTAAAGTTCGTTATGTCCAAAAGCCAAAAAAGGAAGGAAATGTTAGAGGATGTGGGGTGAAGGAAAAATCATACACAGTATTTTGTATACATATTTTTTACCTTATTATTTAATCATGTACTTAAGTGATACATATTCTTACTTTAACTTGTGGCTGGTTAATTTATTTGATCTGATGTAATTATCGTATGTgagcaggggcggatttaggcgCGGAAGGGTTCACTCGAATCTCCTTCGccaaaaaattacactgtatataaggtaatcttttttttttacctctatatattaatttttgaatCCAGCCCAAAAGTGTAGCTTATTCGTTAAAGGGGTTAAAAACCATTGTAAGGTCATGTTCAATTCTCTCTAGCTATaatcttttttaacttttttctttttaattccttcGCGGAGATCCTGCCTCCGTCAACGCATATGAGTACTAAGTATTAACAATTGAAGGACTGGCCGACGGTCTCCGGTCTCGCATGGGGGGAGTGGGTCACCAAGTTTATAGTAAAGTGAGATAtccttttttttactttataGGAGTAATTGATTTGTCTATGCGAGAACACTTCCTATACTTTCTTTTACTCATTTTCATGCAAATCAGCCAATGGGGACCTCACTGTTTACTACTTAATTTAGAGTCTAGATTTGGCCCTTCCCATATTTACTGGTGTTAGTTAAGTAATTTGACAATAGGAGCCAAGAATATAATACAGGGAAAAAATAACTGAAGTGACGCACTCAAAGTATCAGCATTGATCAATTAGCACCTGTAGTTGTAATCAAAATCAAATTCATCAAACAGTATGTTGTTAGAATCACAATCTGGACCAGCAGTGCGTGGTCCCTAATGAATTTAGGCCTTTTAATCGCAAGAAGAGATTCTGAGATGGAAAATGTATACAGTAGAAATGTAATGCTTTAATCCAAGGATTCACACTAAGCGAATATAGAGATAAGAGAATTATATGATTTCTGATTTCTGAGGGCATCCCACTTTTGATTATACACCAAGAAACCTAACTTTCACTTCCCAGCAGAAAAAAGACAGAAGCTTCCGCTATGTTAGCTAGAGACTATCTTTATATTGTTCATTTAGGCAAACATTTTCTTTTGGgcgaaattaaaaaatagccagatttataagtggtaattgaaaaatagccataactttaaaagtaatcgaaatttagccacttttcatataaagataaatttgaatgaaaacactattcaaaatccgaaaaatattccagcatgaTATACTGGAGTATATTATGTTATATTGGACTTCCagaatatactggagttccagcataatatactcgacttccagcataatatactggagttccagtataatatgttggaagttcatacacaggtgctccaatctccagtatgctgcaactttccgtgtgttggagttccagcataatatggtGGAAGTGCATACACAGGTGtatcaatctccagtatattatgctggaactttccgtgttgcggcaaaatagtgactatttttcaatgactttgcaaacgttggctattttttaattaccagtccgaaaactggctagcccgtgatattttcaccatttttttacGATATAACATTACTCAAATGGTCATTCAACTATTCGAAATTACCTAGTAAAGTCATACTTTTTGTTTGTTTGTAATAGAGTGATCTTATGAATACTATAGACATAGTTAaatgattttttacaaaaaaaaaacatgacttTGTTTGATACTTTcggatagttgagtgaccatctGAGTAATAGACTCCACATACAGTGCATTGTCTTAAACTTATGGTATCACTAAAATGTGTAATTATAAACATTGAAATGCAATGGATTATGTGAAACTATCCGAGTCTGTCAAGGAGGTTAGTATGTTCTTGGTGCCTTATTATGGATAATTGAAGCTAAAGTTAGGTGCTGCTAAAAAATCACATGTCCTAATCACAAGGATTTACGTTCATGTAACATTAAGCATTATGTTGGTTTAAGCTTCCGAAAAGGGTTAAATATACCTCCctactttcaaatattatttacatgtacccttcgttatactattgggctatcCATACCCCTATCGTTATACTTTGGAATAAAAATACTCCTATTGTCATACTTTAATCTGGTATTGTCACGGtgcactccatccaaaataggggtatttttatttcaaagtatgacaataggggtatttttgttccaaagtatgacggtaGGGGTATGAATAACCCAATAATATAATAAAGGGTATAGATAAacaatatttgaaagtagaggggtatatttagcCCTTTGACGTTAAAACTTTTGAAGACTactctaaattaataaaaatcaaCGTAGTCATGTCCGTCTTCCTAGAGAATGCCAGATCTTCTTAAGTTCAAATGTGAGATAAGTTcatagaatttaagaaaaataaaagaaggtaTAACATGTGCTTGCAGAATTGAATCAGAAGGATAAGTAAAAATAGCAAGTGGCCATATTTAAGCGTTCAGCAGGCTGATAAGAGTGGTGTAGCCATTAGTTGTTGTTGCTCCTTTCTAGTTGTGTGCTACGTACTCTTATTTCACAACTTGGGTAGTGACACCAATTTCTTAAATACTGTAATACATTGCACATGAAGTTGAAATAGTATGTCAGATCAAATCATTGAAGAACATTTCAGAGTTTCACATTCACACATTGGCTGATGTATGGGGTGTAGTATTTTTTTGTGCTAACTTTTGAGGTTGAATTAATTAGTctaagttcttttttttttcttcttaaaatggTATTAATTAGAGCTAGATCCATCtcttatatttataaattactcAATATTGGATTGCCATATGTTATTCACACTCCATGAGCATACAGAGGGTATTAGAATACCAACTGATTAAGGTATGGCCGTAGTCTCTTAATATGGTCCGATACAATTGTCGCTACATGAATTTCAAGGTTGAGTTAAGTCTAAAGCATATTTCAAATCAGACTTTAAAAATATGATATTTAGGTAATTGTGCGCTAGTAACTCTTAGAACTCTGTATTCAAAAATCAGTAAATGAACAAACTT
Proteins encoded in this region:
- the LOC107826786 gene encoding uncharacterized protein LOC107826786, which translates into the protein MGGDGAIRRVNGMKAFLGFLLLLSLLWLVFNGSLAKQATASTKTINHLDVWKTIQTERHYLQKNSNLNYASGRRASTGLNAIRNREAGKAARAATKIVDDRAIKPLDVWKIIEAERQYLERNPNVNYVSKRRVPTGPNAIHNRKIGKYREPPTRA